The Anabrus simplex isolate iqAnaSimp1 chromosome 1, ASM4041472v1, whole genome shotgun sequence genome window below encodes:
- the LOC136857379 gene encoding uncharacterized protein isoform X1 has translation MVYHRVESSASGDGPAAHEDGRKTRDDEGSRHYEGRHYSESGRSRGVRDDRYSRGPRSRDGRDEGRYSRSRDKEKYYDRCSDRPRYRDSPRYPDSYRYEDGPRYSDRSRYLDDPRYLDDPRYLDDPRYMDDMRYIDDSRYEYGPRYSSEDLRYSEGSRYSGEGSRYRRSEDWYGGSASRYRREEAESSKHWKLEDEAEEQQKEPTPPPVPEKEPLKNAFENDGSFLEMFKKMQEQTKPASTEEAAPEAVEAEVPATTETMPKRAPTSIVGKRRGGRVLPTGMVKKQKKGEEVPETPKDAWSLYMAEVRKYKEASCEEEGKTRPLVK, from the coding sequence ATGGTGTATCATAGGGTGGAGAGCTCGGCGTCTGGCGACGGACCTGCAGCCCATGAAGATGGCCGCAAAACGAGGGATGACGAGGGCAGTAGACATTACGAAGGGAGGCACTATAGTGAAAGTGGTCGGTCTCGAGGTGTGAGAGATGATAGGTACTCCAGAGGTCCACGCTCCCGGGACGGCAGGGATGAAGGGCGGTACTCCAGATCGAGAGACAAGGAGAAGTACTACGACAGGTGCTCTGATCGGCCAAGATACCGTGACAGCCCAAGGTATCCAGATAGCTATCGGTATGAGGATGGTCCAAGGTATTCAGACAGATCCAGATATTTGGATGATCCTCGTTACTTGGATGATCCTCGTTATTTGGATGATCCTCGTTACATGGATGATATGAGGTACATAGACGATTCTAGATATGAATATGGGCCTAGGTATTCCTCGGAGGACTTAAGGTACTCAGAAGGTTCTAGGTATTCTGGTGAAGGCTCTAGGTACCGTCGGAGTGAGGACTGGTATGGTGGTAGTGCGAGTCGTTACAGACGTGAGGAGGCGGAGAGCTCGAAGCACTGGAAACTGGAGGACGAGGCTGAGGAACAGCAGAAGGAACCTACTCCTCCACCAGTGCCAGAGAAGGAACCTCTTAAAAATGCATTTGAAAATGATGGAAGCTTCTTAGAAATGTTCAAAAAAATGCAGGAACAAACAAAACCTGCGAGCACAGAGGAAGCTGCTCCAGAAGCTGTTGAGGCGGAAGTGCCAGCTACAACAGAAACTATGCCTAAGAGAGCACCTACTTCTATCGTTGGAAAGCGGCGAGGGGGAAGGGTGTTGCCGACAGGTATGGTGAAAAAACAAAAGAAAGGTGAAGAAGTGCCAGAGACTCCTAAAGATGCATGGTCACTGTACATGGCGGAAGTGCGAAAGTACAAGGAAGCTTCGTGTGAGGAGGAAGGGAAGACGAGACCTCTGGTGAAGTGA